In the genome of Calliopsis andreniformis isolate RMS-2024a chromosome 10, iyCalAndr_principal, whole genome shotgun sequence, one region contains:
- the Rhogap19d gene encoding rho GTPase activating protein at 19D isoform X6, translating to MAEDRNNSQGFVGQAHTIEHGSPPPPAPTTSTTTVANPGVGAIGGTIARIGSGQRDDSPPRGPRTLLLRRGETGFGFTLRHFIVYPPESCCMLPGHERTRIEEPMDTIFVKQVRANSPAAEAGLRTGDRVVSVDGKPTRGEQYAKVVQRIQQAGPWLRLLVVSKEDDILQKYFGETAHNPETNQRPRLRSPDRSSQRQRRSVSMIPGLSPRTRQSWVCSGSSSMPVSSSQAELLEDTIPYQEFKENQQLVRTNMNKTQSQLQSESSTSSSPSPPPSATATATTTTLAKATMHRCKPFQKVPGRYEPIEEKVRLRSQQQSCAKDSLSSPGMQCERSMQSDSRADRYDVYDRTRPESIYSRTNSEQIYDRIKDPIYERVRFGEPNRTSIEEHQRQQYYQSLQQPCLTRYPLSRAEPQVPIYRPAMRRVTSRRASEGSTGSSTINNFDAASYASTDALRSCAPGSRFSIDSGRDSSPLRTDDPSAYDSTSLRFGNGGNENRSEGRRGGSNGSRSGNGNGDDRSSIDDSVIMTRLRKSFEQKEEFLRRPSHPIGWFLPEERSGSPVRSNGSTAIPREFYARPQKLQKQIWPPNELKQDQQSPASRGSHEKNFAAKMGLDKSSPASNQTLQRLQSDPVSEAEYSNSRNDLLEESTKMNRSLDDPRLQQTITDRLCSPSLYDDHRENSEMKENIDRHQQQLHRNSGKSSFVGTLSRIHENISNATALLSSERQDTRNGASSLPSSPGPDKKANDKFPTLPQGLQIVSKRAKQFESGRLLSDDDEPTGDRTNLYKSELSRLSNKRSVPNVAVRKREFESKAEAQEPRRMPIPGRETKSLDTGNGLKGNRVIPIGSRRIHCEPPTDYKPIEENMRVTDDEVARSRIRSNSAESWESSSVNSQSLRHEWLQRQEDSERKQTENDSSSYIDTTSSVGDDKTMERGSKRHDSYVQGIETESGTMTDDTVHSNGVVFRRPKNTQIADEDRATRRVSYLKATWGERMHVDSDLELSDSEPIHASRGNNACAGREGASGMVKDIEQVEREGLLHVKFTVLDGKRSSDRSWKQVWGVLRGPILFFYKDRQNQVPSLANDGENVTQCVDVRCSLVDIAEDYTKRKHVLRLANPSAEVLLQTEDAASMALWLRALHEHASADKPSENTYNSTLKQQAVPQAPGPTSSPTTCQTVTSGTVSVSNGAGQRLSPLPGHKGIKKLTSFRNRSPTGQSPINKTRKPSQTIESLVSPKTKTWKGRVAKQLRRMHGQTGPPSSPTTQLPPEGATFKVPLELCPPSSFSEYVPLIVEMCTRIVEARGLEVVGIYRVPGNTAAISHLTESVNKGFENIDRQDSRWSDVNVISSLLKSFFRQLPDSLLTAELYPMFIDADKVEDPQRRMTTIRKLLRDLPEHHFETLKFLMLHLKKIVEHSEVNKMEAKNLAIVFGPTLVRASGSRDNMVTMVTDMSHQCRIVESLLNNVDWFFSDDDLDDLSRLSVNLSLPADNSEIDTTPSNNHNLLLNNIQKVEGVREMASAKDIVSSIISAANRKIQRRRKGQDETDNESHHDIDKLKVKQEAEGLPNRRSMALNERQCSVSEIVLMHENKNQSGRSADRSDRAPSIDSGVMGNVSTVGNGGISNCVNEHATDISSNDGVLSDRSRQYANQPAVESIQSIQPTHRSAVSSASESSRLSSETGLSFDASSTLSSASNDTKQSNDEVAIRTYAGLSATTQERIRRFEQETKAMLQRDQNRQRREAEKREEERRRIEMEWQLAKREMENDDLLDNIVDTTVTPNYLSSGSRLSAFNDRLADKSFMDIGSRTSTRLPPLSIAVQQQPTNVRRVSQLADESTSILPPENTTDTIIKKLKTDQESITSTLPPVRYGSLDSLHETHDVSESSPIQQQRKPLSSDVSDDGSDLLTSLTTTFDRKWRSLVNSTNQTLRGSNVENTSLSDEDVSVTQNLRNLRGVREDERKTVGQSMGQSLTESYRDPSLHKTLEKPQVTRQKDDAPEKDTDSSVTENSSVDRLDANVPDNDRSAIVRRKIESKEQLRSSKEAIESNSESNETQECCKLPEREGTLTQNGKLSADDSKDFRHDMDSNYSNKLEKFESLTSSEVRSRLKRSESLNKKSENTSSKLKRSESLNKHSVERLSSPTSGKLKRSESLNKHSERSDSPNSKLKRSESLTKTEKTECNISKRRQSVRKDSATKLKRKNGMPERSIKRRHTVGGTKDFDKVHWLDNKLQAETERVVKNEYRPKKSQLRTSSPDLSTGRIGLTDASFLIEVSFRGPSNVVLNVTNARPQSLPDTSLASKVFKVPLESHV from the exons AAGGCAATCTTGGGTTTGCTCTGGCTCGAGTTCCATGCCTGTTTCGAGCTCCCAAGCTGAGTTACTTGAGGATACCATCCCTTATCAGGAATTCAAGGAAAACCAGCAACTAGTACGAACAAATATGAACAAAACCCAGTCGCAATTGCAATCAGAATCGTCGACGTCGTCTTCTCCGTCGCCACCACCTTCGGCGACAGCCacggcgacgacgacgacgctgGCGAAGGCTACGATGCATCGATGCAAACCGTTTCAGAAGGTCCCTGGCCGCTATGAACCCATCGAGGAGAAGGTACGATTAAGGAGCCAGCAACAATCGTGTGCAAAAGATAGCTTAAGTTCACCTGGCATGCAGTGCGAGAGGTCAATGCAGTCGGATTCGAGGGCTGATAGGTACGATGTTTATGATAGGACACGTCCTGAGTCCATTTACTCAAGGACGAATAGCGAACAGATTTATGACAGAATCAAAGATCCAATATATGAGAGAGTTCGGTTTGGAGAACCGAATCGAACAAGTATTGAAGAGCACCAACGTCAACAGTATTATCAATCCCTTCAGCAGCCGTGCTTAACGCGATACCCTCTGTCCAGAGCAGAACCTCAGGTACCTATTTATCGGCCCGCGATGAGGAGAGTCACCTCGCGGCGCGCTAGTGAAGGGAGCACTGGCAGCTCGACGATAAACAATTTCGACGCAGCCAGCTATGCCAGCACGGACGCCCTGCGATCTTGCGCTCCTGGATCCAGATTTAGCATTGATTCTGGGAGGGACAGTTCTCCATTACGCACTGACGATCCTTCTGCTTATGATTCTACTTCTCTTCGATTTGGAAATGGAGGTAATGAGAACAGGAGTGAAGGAAGACGCGGAGGCTCAAATGGAAGTAGAAGCGGGAATGGGAATGGTGATGATCGTTCTAGTATCGATGATTCTGTTATCATGACGAGGCTTCGTAAGAGCTTTGAACAGAAGGAGGAATTCCTGAGAAGGCCCAGTCATCCGATTGGATGGTTTCTACCAGAGGAGAGGTCAGGGTCTCCTGTGAGGAGCAATGGATCTACTGCAATTCCTCGTGAGTTTTACGCCAGGCCACAGAAACTTCAAAAGCAGATCTGGCCACCGAATGAACTCAAGCAGGATCAACAGTCCCCTGCTTCTAGAGGAAGTCATGAGAAGAATTTTGCAGCGAAGATGGGTTTAGATAAATCATCCCCAGCTTCTAATCAGACTTTGCAGAGGCTTCAGAGTGACCCAGTTAGTGAAGCTGAATATTCTAATTCTCGAAACGATCTGCTCGAGGAGTCCACCAAGATGAATCGTTCGTTGGATGATCCACGACTGCAGCAGACTATCACTGATCGACTGTGTTCGCCTTCCCTCTACGATGATCATCGCGAGaactctgaaatgaaagaaaatattGATAGGCATCAGCAGCAATTGCATCGAAACTCTGGCAAATCAAGCTTCGTTGGAACTTTATCAAGGATACACGAGAACATCAGCAATGCAACGGCCCTGCTTTCAAGTGAACGACAGGATACAAGAAACGGAGCTTCTTCTCTTCCATCTTCTCCAGGACCCGATAAGAAGGCTAATGATAAGTTCCCAACGCTTCCCCAGGGTCTGCAGATTGTGTCCAAGCGCGCGAAGCAGTTTGAGTCAGGTCGCTTGCTCAGTGATGACGATGAACCGACTGGGGATCGAACTAATCTTTACAAGAGCGAGCTGTCGAGATTGTCGAATAAACGTAGCGTACCAAATGTTGCTGTTCGAAAGAGGGAGTTCGAGTCGAAAGCTGAAGCTCAGGAACCCAGAAGGATGCCCATTCCTGGGAGGGAGACCAAGTCTCTGGATACTG GTAATGGATTAAAGGGAAACAGAGTAATACCCATAGGAAGCAGACGCATTCATTGTGAACCACCCACCGACTATAAGCCGATCGAAG AGAACATGAGGGTCACAGACGACGAGGTCGCACGATCCAGGATTCGTAGCAATAGTGCAGAGTCTTGGGAGTCATCGAGTGTCAACTCGCAGAGTCTTAGGCACGAGTGGCTGCAGCGTCAGGAAGACAGCGAAAGGAAGCAAACTGAGAATGACAGTTCGTCGTACATTGACACTACGAGTTCTGTTGGCGATGACAAGACTATGGAGAGGGGATCTAAACGACATGATAGTTATGTGCAAGGCATTGAAACTGAAAGTG GTACGATGACAGACGACACTGTGCATAGTAACGGAGTTGTGTTCAGGCGCCCGAAGAACACGCAGATTG CGGATGAGGATCGTGCGACAAGAAGGGTCTCGTATTTAAAGGCAACTTGGGGCGAGCGAATGCACGTCGACAGTGATTTAGAATTAAGCGATTCGGAGCCCATTCACGCTTCCAGAGG CAACAATGCTTGTGCTGGACGAGAAGGGGCGTCTGGTATGGTGAAAGATATTGAACAGGTCGAACGAGAGGGTCTTTTGCATGTTAAGTTCACAGTACTTGATGGCAAG CGATCTTCTGACCGCTCGTGGAAACAGGTGTGGGGCGTTCTTCGAGGACCGATTCTCTTCTTTTACAAGGATCGTCAAAATCAG GTTCCTTCGTTGGCTAATGATGGCGAAAACGTGACACAATGCGTGGATGTGAGATGTTCCTTAGTAGATATTGCGGAAGATTACACGAAACGTAAACACGTCCTACGATTAGCGAATCCGAGTGCAGAGGTTCTTTTACAAACCGAAGATGCTGCGTCCATGGCGCTGTGGTTGCGAGCGTTGCACGAGCATGCTTCCGCTGACAAGCCGTCG GAGAATACATACAATAGCACACTGAAACAGCAGGCTGTGCCTCAAGCTCCAGGTCCTACCAGTAGTCCCACAACCTGTCAGACAGTAACAAGTGGCACTGTGTCGGTATCGAACGGCGCAGGGCAAAGGTTGAGTCCTCTTCCAGGACACAAAGGTATCAAAAAGCTAACTTCCTTCAGGAATAGATCTCCGACTGGTCAGTCGCCGATAAACAAGACGCGCAAGCCGAGTCAAACAATTGAAAGTTTAGTTTCTCCAAAAACAAAAACGTGGAAAGGCAGAGTCGCGAAACAGCTCAGAAGAATGCATGGACAGACTGGGCCACCCTCTTCGCCAACGACGCAGCTACCGCCTGAAGGCGCCACTTTTAAGGTGCCACTGGAACTCTGTCCACCG TCATCGTTTTCGGAATACGTGCCACTGATCGTTGAGATGTGTACGCGTATCGTCGAAGCTAGAGGCCTCGAAGTTGTTGGTATTTACAGAGTACCTGGTAACACTGCCGCTATTTCACACTTGACTGAAAGTGTCAATAAAGGATTTGAAAATATCGATCGTCAG GACTCTAGATGGAGCGATGTAAACGTGATATCATCTCTTCTAAAATCCTTTTTCCGCCAACTTCCCGATTCTCTACTTACTGCAGAATTGTACCCTATGTTCATCGACGCTGATAAAGTAGAAGATCCGCAAAGGAGGATGACAACAATACGAAAGTTGCTCAGGGACCTTCCGGAACATCATTTTGAGACTCTTAAATTTTTAATGCTACATTTGAAGAAAATAGTCGAGCATAGCGAAGTTAATAAAATGGAAGCGAAGAATCTTGCCATAGTGTTTGGCCCTACTCTGGTTCGAGCTAGCGGTTCGAGGGACAATATGGTCACTATGGTTACTGATATGTCACATCAGTGTCGGATTGTTGAGAGCTTGTTAAACAAT GTTGATTGGTTCTTTTCGGACGATGATCTAGATGATCTGAGTAGGCTAAGCGTGAATCTTAGCCTTCCAGCTGATAATAGCGAAATCGATACAACCccgagcaataatcataatcttTTGCTGAACAATATTCAGAAAGTTGAAG GAGTTCGTGAAATGGCTTCTGCCAAGGATATTGTTTCGTCCATCATATCTGCAGCTAATCGCAAAATTCAGAGGAGAAGAAAAGGGCAAGATGAAACGGATAACGAGAGTCACCACGATATCGATAAG TTGAAGGTGAAACAAGAGGCAGAAGGCTTGCCAAACCGACGAAGCATGGCCCTGAATGAGCGACAGTGTTCCGTCAGCGAAATAGTCTTAATGCACGAAAACAAGAATCAATCAGGCCGTTCTGCCGATCGATCCGATCGAGCTCCGTCCATAGATTCAGGCGTTATGGGTAACGTTTCGACTGTTGGCAACGGTGGAATCTCTAACTGTGTCAACGAGCATGCAACCGACATCAGCAGCAACGATGGCGTACTTTCGGATAGATCGAGGCAGTACGCGAATCAGCCGGCAGTCGAGTCGATTCAATCGATTCAACCGACTCATCGCTCGGCCGTCTCGTCGGCTTCTGAGTCCTCGCGACTCTCTAGCGAGACTGGCTTGAGCTTCGATGCAAGTTCGACGCTGTCCAGCGCTTCGAACGATACAAAACAGAGCAACGACGAAGTCGCGATAAGAACGTACGCTGGATTGAGTGCAACCACCCAAGAACGAATAAGAAGGTTCGAACAGGAAACTAAGGCGATGCTGCAGAGGGATCAGAATCGACAGAGGCGCGAGGCCGAAAAGAGGGAAGAGGAACGTAGAAGAATTGAAATGGAGTGGCAGCTAGCGAAACGTGAAATGGAAAATGATGATCTACTGGATAATATAGTTGACACTACTGTGACGCCGAATTATCTCTCTTCGGGTTCTAGACTTTCTGCCTTTAATGATAGGCTTGCTGATAAATCCTTCATGGATATAGGATCTCGTACGTCTACAAGACTTCCGCCTCTTTCGATAGCCGTACAGCAGCAGCCTACTAATGTTAGACGAGTTTCTCAGCTCGCGGACGAGtctacctcaatcctccctccagaAAATACTACAGATACTATTATAAAGAAATTAAAGACTGATCAAGAG TCGATAACTTCGACATTGCCACCCGTTCGTTATGGCAGCTTGGATTCCCTACACGAGACACATGACGTTTCTGAATCATCGCCAATCCAGCAACAACGAAAGCCACTTTCCAGCGATGTCTCGGATGATG GTAGCGATCTTTTAACCAGCTTGACGACCACGTTTGACCGCAAGTGGAGGTCCTTGGTGAACTCCACGAACCAGACACTTCGAGGATCCAACGTAGAGAACACTTCTCTCAGCGATGAGGACGTCTCAGTGACCCAAAATTTGAGAAACCTGCGAGGTGTGCGAGAGGACGAGCGAAAGACTGTTGGTCAATCTATGGGTCAGTCTTTGACTGAAAGTTATCGGGATCCGAGCTTGCATAAGACGCTCGAGAAACCTCAAGTCACTCGTCAGAAGGAT GACGCTCCAGAAAAGGACACAGATTCATCAGTGACAGAGAACAGCAGCGTGGATCGACTGGACGCCAACGTACCTGATAACGACAGAAGCGCGATCGTGCGAAGGAAAATCGAGTCGAAGGAACAGTTGCGATCAAGCAAAGAAGCGATTGAATCAAACTCAGAATCAAACGAGACACAAGAATGCTGCAAGCTGCCTGAAAGGGAAGGAACCTTAACTCAGAATGGAAAACTATCAGCAGACGATTCAAAAGATTTTCGCCACGACATGGACTCAAACTATTCGAACAAGCTAGAAAAATTCGAAAGTTTAACAAGCTCCGAGGTGAGATCACGTTTAAAAAGATCAGAGTCCCTGAATAAGAAATCCGAGAACACTTCCTCGAAATTGAAAAGGTCTGAGAGCCTGAACAAACACTCGGTCGAAAGATTGTCGTCCCCCACGAGCGGCAAACTGAAAAGATCCGAGAGTCTGAACAAACATTCAGAGAGGTCCGATTCGCCGAACAGTAAACTGAAGCGATCGGAGTCGTTGACGAAAACGGAGAAGACGGAGTGTAATATTAGCAAAAGGCGGCAGTCTGTTAGGAAAGATAGCGCGACAAAATTGAAACGTAAGAATGGTATGCCAGAGCGATCGATTAAACGAAGGCATACTGTAGGTGGCACCAAGGATTTTGATAAGGTACACTGGCTAGATAACAAACTGCAAGCCGAAACCGAGAGGGTCGTGAAGAATGAGTACAGGCCCAAGAAGAGTCAGCTGCGAACCAGTTCGCCAGATCTGAGTACTGGTCGCATCGGTCTCACCGATGCTAGCTTTCTAATCGAAGTCAGCTTTCGTGGACCAAGCAACGTCGTCCTCAACGTAACCAACGCTCGTCCACAGTCCTTGCCGGACACAAGCTTGGCTTCCAAAGTCTTTAAAGTACCTCTTGAAAGTCACGTGTGA